One Campylobacter lari DNA segment encodes these proteins:
- the gmhA gene encoding D-sedoheptulose 7-phosphate isomerase: MINKIEKEFIQHQKTLEESLKLKEQIAMVAQELKVCLKNGRKILICGNGGSAADSQHFAAELSGRYKKERKALAAIALSTDTSALSAIGNDYGFEFIFSRQVEALASDNDVLIGISTSGKSPNVIKAFEKAKEIGVKCIGLSGKGGGLMNALCEYNIVIPSDDTARIQEMHILIIHCLCDLIEEEY; this comes from the coding sequence ATGATAAATAAAATCGAAAAGGAATTTATTCAACATCAAAAAACCTTGGAGGAAAGTTTAAAATTAAAAGAGCAAATTGCTATGGTTGCTCAAGAGTTAAAAGTATGTTTGAAAAATGGAAGGAAAATTTTAATTTGTGGAAATGGTGGAAGTGCTGCAGATAGCCAACATTTTGCAGCTGAACTTAGCGGAAGATATAAAAAAGAAAGAAAGGCTTTAGCTGCTATTGCCTTAAGTACTGATACCTCTGCTTTAAGCGCTATAGGAAATGACTATGGTTTTGAATTTATTTTTTCAAGACAAGTTGAAGCTTTAGCTAGTGATAATGATGTGTTGATTGGAATTTCTACTAGTGGAAAAAGTCCAAATGTGATCAAAGCTTTTGAAAAGGCTAAAGAAATCGGTGTTAAATGTATAGGACTCAGTGGAAAGGGCGGTGGTTTGATGAATGCATTATGCGAGTATAATATAGTCATTCCAAGCGATGATACGGCTAGAATTCAAGAAATGCATATTTTAATCATACACTGCTTATGTGATTTGATAGAAGAAGAATATTAA
- the rfaD gene encoding ADP-glyceromanno-heptose 6-epimerase: MKIVITGGAGFIGSALALELQNKHEVLIVDKMRSSATFENGNLESFGHFKNILDFEGELYVGDINDEKTLKVIKAFKPDVIFHKAAISDTTVYDQNKVLKTNLNTFKDFIELALELNAKLIYASSASVYGDAPSPQTVNLSEAPKNPYAFSKLMMDKLAKKYFDKMHIVGLRYFNVYGKGEFFKNSTASMILQFGHQILAGKSPRLFEGSDQIYRDFVYIKDVVSANLQALEAKSGIYNVATGKARTFQDIVDILQKELNTNYPCEYIPNPYKNAYQFHTQAKLDESFSYKAKFSLEEGIKDYLDEIKRLYEKEVNA; the protein is encoded by the coding sequence ATGAAAATAGTGATAACGGGTGGAGCGGGCTTTATAGGCTCTGCTCTTGCTTTGGAACTTCAAAATAAGCATGAAGTCTTAATTGTGGATAAAATGCGTTCAAGTGCTACTTTTGAAAATGGAAATTTAGAAAGTTTTGGTCATTTTAAAAATATTTTAGATTTTGAAGGTGAGCTTTATGTGGGTGATATTAATGATGAAAAAACTTTAAAAGTTATAAAAGCTTTCAAACCTGATGTAATTTTTCATAAAGCTGCAATTTCAGATACAACTGTTTATGATCAAAACAAAGTTTTAAAGACTAATTTAAACACTTTTAAAGATTTTATAGAACTTGCCTTAGAGCTTAATGCAAAATTAATCTATGCAAGTTCAGCTTCAGTTTATGGAGATGCACCAAGCCCGCAAACTGTAAATTTAAGTGAAGCTCCTAAAAATCCTTATGCATTTTCAAAATTAATGATGGATAAATTAGCAAAAAAATACTTTGATAAAATGCATATAGTCGGGCTTAGATATTTTAATGTATATGGCAAGGGAGAATTTTTTAAAAATAGTACTGCTTCTATGATTTTGCAATTTGGACATCAAATTTTAGCGGGTAAAAGCCCGCGTTTGTTTGAGGGAAGCGATCAAATTTATCGTGATTTTGTATATATTAAAGATGTTGTGAGTGCAAATTTACAAGCTTTAGAAGCAAAAAGTGGAATTTATAATGTAGCTACAGGCAAGGCAAGAACTTTTCAAGATATAGTTGATATTTTACAAAAAGAATTAAACACTAATTATCCTTGTGAGTATATTCCTAATCCTTATAAAAACGCTTATCAATTTCATACCCAAGCAAAATTAGATGAGAGTTTTTCATATAAAGCTAAATTTAGTCTTGAAGAGGGTATAAAAGATTATTTAGATGAGATTAAAAGGCTTTATGAAAAGGAAGTAAATGCTTGA
- the ccoS gene encoding cbb3-type cytochrome oxidase assembly protein CcoS encodes MNGVLMMMIGVSLVALFLAICALLWGIKNKQFDDDYKFTTLSDSEDALNDAVILEKRKKEAMEKNKKQP; translated from the coding sequence ATGAATGGCGTTTTGATGATGATGATAGGTGTTTCTTTGGTTGCTTTATTTTTGGCAATTTGCGCTTTGCTTTGGGGTATAAAGAATAAACAATTTGATGATGATTATAAATTTACTACTTTAAGTGATAGTGAAGATGCTTTAAATGATGCAGTGATTTTAGAAAAAAGAAAAAAAGAAGCCATGGAAAAGAATAAAAAACAGCCATAA
- a CDS encoding D-glycero-alpha-D-manno-heptose-1,7-bisphosphate 7-phosphatase, with amino-acid sequence MKTKALFLDRDGVINIDKKYVHKIEDFEFCDGIFELCDLFQKQNFVIFVATNQSGIARAYYNEKDFEILSSYMLGEFLKKGIKIEKIYHCPHLENCECRKPKPGMFLKAQKEFNIDFSQSFFIGDNLSDMQAGINAGIKNLFLINENYNDDENYKVFKNLKELLHYLKDRK; translated from the coding sequence ATGAAAACAAAGGCATTATTTTTAGATAGAGACGGTGTTATTAATATAGATAAAAAATACGTTCATAAAATTGAGGATTTTGAATTTTGCGATGGTATTTTTGAACTTTGTGACCTTTTTCAAAAGCAAAATTTTGTAATTTTTGTTGCAACTAACCAATCAGGTATTGCAAGGGCTTATTATAATGAAAAAGATTTTGAAATTTTAAGCTCGTATATGCTAGGTGAGTTTTTGAAAAAAGGCATTAAAATAGAAAAAATTTATCACTGCCCGCATTTAGAAAATTGTGAATGTCGTAAGCCAAAACCTGGTATGTTTTTAAAAGCACAAAAAGAATTTAATATAGATTTTTCACAATCTTTTTTTATAGGGGATAATTTAAGTGATATGCAGGCCGGAATTAATGCTGGTATAAAAAATCTATTTTTGATTAATGAAAATTATAATGATGATGAAAATTATAAGGTCTTTAAAAATTTAAAAGAACTTTTGCATTATTTAAAGGATAGAAAATGA
- a CDS encoding cytochrome c553, which produces MKKLLVLSALACLGVSAFAADGATLYKKCAVCHGAKADKVYLNKVPALNSLTAAERLQYMKDYAAGKRNAYGQGAIMKINLKGLTEEDFKAIEDYIESLKK; this is translated from the coding sequence ATGAAAAAGCTACTTGTTTTATCAGCTTTAGCATGTCTTGGCGTTTCAGCTTTTGCTGCAGATGGTGCTACACTTTATAAAAAATGTGCAGTATGTCATGGTGCTAAAGCAGATAAAGTTTACCTTAATAAAGTTCCTGCTTTAAATTCTCTAACTGCAGCTGAAAGATTACAATATATGAAAGATTATGCAGCAGGTAAAAGAAATGCTTATGGCCAAGGCGCAATTATGAAAATCAACCTTAAGGGCTTAACAGAAGAAGATTTTAAAGCTATTGAAGATTATATCGAAAGCTTAAAAAAATAA
- the rfaE1 gene encoding D-glycero-beta-D-manno-heptose-7-phosphate kinase — translation MLDFLSSKKPKILVVGDFMVDHYIWCDCTRISPEAPVMVMKSQKEDKRLGGAGNVYANLKSLGAEVFALGLVGDDESGRFLKENLNAKLLVEKGRKTPLKSRVLSHSQQVLRLDDENDFDTKLEDEIIKEYKKIAKDYDAIILSDYAKGTLTSKVTKALIEYANTLNLPILIDPKGSDFSKYQNATLLTPNKKEATLALGVEKIDNLEKALKKLKDDLNLTYSIITLSEEGIALFDEKLHIIPAKALEVYDVTGAGDSVIAMLAYALALKVDIAKACELANDAAAVVVAKVGSVSVSLEEIKNLKKASFEDKIKSKEELVKLIQGQKVVFTNGCFDIMHYGHIKYLEKAKKLGDILVVGLNSDESVKRLKGNSRPINLEFQRACMLASMYFVDYVVIFDEDTPYELIEFLKPDVLVKGADYKGKEVVGSNLVKKVELIDFEDGFSTTNIINRIANDK, via the coding sequence ATGCTTGATTTTTTAAGTTCTAAAAAGCCAAAAATTTTAGTTGTTGGGGATTTTATGGTGGATCATTATATATGGTGTGATTGTACTAGAATTTCTCCAGAAGCTCCTGTAATGGTGATGAAGTCACAAAAAGAAGATAAAAGACTAGGTGGAGCTGGTAATGTATATGCAAATTTAAAAAGTCTTGGTGCTGAGGTTTTTGCTCTAGGACTTGTGGGTGATGATGAGAGCGGGAGATTTTTAAAAGAGAATTTAAATGCAAAATTATTAGTAGAAAAAGGTAGAAAAACTCCTCTTAAGAGTAGGGTTTTATCACATTCTCAGCAAGTTTTAAGACTTGATGATGAGAATGATTTTGACACTAAATTAGAAGATGAAATTATCAAAGAGTATAAAAAAATTGCAAAAGATTATGATGCAATTATTTTGAGTGATTATGCTAAAGGAACTTTAACTTCAAAAGTTACAAAGGCTTTGATAGAGTATGCAAATACTTTAAATTTACCTATTTTGATTGATCCAAAAGGAAGTGATTTTAGCAAATATCAAAATGCAACCTTGCTAACTCCAAATAAAAAAGAAGCTACTTTGGCCTTAGGGGTAGAAAAAATAGATAATTTAGAAAAAGCTTTAAAAAAATTAAAAGACGATTTAAATCTAACTTATTCTATTATAACTTTATCCGAAGAAGGAATAGCACTTTTTGATGAAAAATTACATATTATTCCTGCAAAAGCTTTAGAAGTTTATGATGTAACAGGAGCTGGAGATAGTGTTATAGCTATGCTTGCTTATGCTTTGGCTTTAAAAGTTGACATTGCAAAAGCATGTGAGTTAGCAAATGATGCAGCGGCTGTTGTGGTAGCAAAAGTTGGAAGTGTGAGTGTAAGTCTAGAAGAGATTAAAAATCTAAAAAAAGCTTCTTTTGAAGATAAAATTAAAAGCAAAGAAGAGCTTGTAAAATTGATACAAGGTCAAAAAGTAGTTTTTACAAATGGGTGTTTTGATATTATGCATTATGGCCATATAAAATATCTTGAAAAAGCTAAAAAATTAGGAGATATCTTAGTTGTAGGTTTAAATTCAGATGAAAGCGTAAAAAGACTAAAAGGAAACTCAAGACCTATAAATTTAGAGTTCCAACGCGCATGTATGCTTGCGAGCATGTATTTTGTAGATTATGTAGTGATTTTTGATGAGGATACTCCTTATGAATTAATAGAGTTTTTAAAACCTGATGTGCTAGTTAAAGGAGCTGATTATAAAGGCAAAGAAGTAGTGGGTTCAAATTTAGTAAAAAAAGTAGAATTGATTGACTTTGAAGATGGATTTAGCACTACCAATATAATTAATAGGATTGCAAATGATAAATAA